The Ktedonobacterales bacterium region ATGCAGCGCCTGGTGATGCTCGGCCAGATCGTTCCTGACCAGGCGCATTATCGCCTCGTAGCCGCTATCAATGCCGCTCGCTTCGGTATCCTTTCCTCGATTGATGTGCGCCGCTGAGAAGCTGATGATCGCAGGCTGGCTCTCGAATGGTCCCAGGAAGGTGCGGGCACGCTCGACCAGTTCAGGCTGCTCTTCTTTTTCAATCAGGTCGATCTGATTGATGACCAGCGTGACGCGCTCCAGGCCGAAGGTCGAGTGTAGTATCTCCCGTACAAAGGCGCGTTCCTCCTCCGAGAGCAAGGCCACCGCTTTGAGCGTCAGGAAAACATAATCTGTGCCTGTTAGCAGTTCTTTCCATTCGGCAGCGGCGCGCGCAGCGCCGATGCTTTCCAGCCGGAATCTGGTGGTTTTGAGCAGATCAGCAGGTGTCCTGACTTCCAGGGAGCGATATTGGTCGGCATGTGTATCAGGACTGGTCAGAAAGGCGCGCAGGTTTTCTGGCGGGAGCGCCGTTGTGCCGCCATCTTTGCCATATAGCTCGACGGAAAGCGTCTCCCCATAGCCTATCTCGATGGGAATAGGCGCTTTGGGAATGGGCGAAGCTGGAAGCAGCGTAGGTTGACCGATCAGGGCATTAGTGAGCGAACAGCGCCCGGAGCCGGTAAGACCAACGATCAAGATGCGTAAGGCGGATTGGCTGGTATGCTCCTGGACAGCAGCGATCAAATCTAGCAGTTCCGGTTCTTCAAGCGTCTGGGCGGCGTTTCTTAGCTGCCCTAGAAAGGAGGCAATCGTCGTTGGCATAGTGTTGCTGACCTCCATGTAAACGTTCTGGCTTCCGAAGGGCGCTTATGGCTGAACGATCTGGCTCACGCGCCGGTTTAGCTCCTCACGGCTGAGCAATACCTTGTCTTCTGGCCTGGGCTTACCAGAGAGGGTATAGTAAGGTTCAGAATCGGCAAACAGGCGCAGAGCCTCAATACGTTTAGGGATAAGCGGGTGGGCAGCGGCCAGTTCCCGAAGCTTTGCGAGAGTGTGATACTCCTGAACCTCTTTGGAGCGGCGCAGGAAGTCTTCCATATCTACGCGATCAGCGTCGGCCAGGCCGGTGACAAGCCGCAAAAGTGAGCGCTCAGCGACGGCAATATCGCCACAGCACAGCAGGCCCGCGCGATCCGCCGTTACTTCTGAGCGGCGCGCCCAGGCCATCAGGGGAATGCCAGCCGTCAGGCGCAGCGCCTCGCCGATTGGGCCAAGCTGGCCCAGGGCGGCATTTGTCAGCGCCGAGGCCAGGGTGTGATAGACCATGTGTCTGGAGGCGATATGGCCGCACTCGTGCCCAACGACAAACGAGGCTTCTTCTTTGGTGAAGTGCTTGCAGAGCGTAGAAGAGATGTTGATGAAGGCATACTCATCGGTGCCTGCGGTATAGGCGTTGAAGAGCGCGACATCGTGCCTGGTGACGGTATGGGGAATGGGAATGCCCAGCACTTTGGCGCAGTGTGACAACACCTCAAAGATGTCGGGAAAAGATCGATCATCTATGAAGATACTTCTGGCAAGATCGTAGCCGAACTGGTAGCTGACCAGCACATCGAGTGCTTTATTCATCACCGATTTGACCGGCGTGGCATTGAGGGTGCGGATAATCCAGCCGTCTACCGGATGAGCGTACAGCGGGGCGGAATCACCGCCCTGGAGTCCATCGCTAGCCTGGCGTTCAAGGTAGTCTTGAAAACGCTGAAAGTTCTGACCCTGATAGATGATAGTCACTCGTCGCCTGCCTTTCAGGCTATTTAATAGGTGATCTTCCGGCCTCCCATCGCTGTGATACAAAATAGCAGAGTTGATGGGTACGTGGCAAGGGGTGAGCAGTAGTAACGGATACCGCGCCGCTCAATGTCCCTGTTCCTGTTGGTGCGCTTCAGCAACGTTCGACAGCCCTTTGAGGGGCACAAACGTTCCGATGACCTCCTGATGCTCCGCCAGCGTCTCTTCCCGATAGAGATGCAGCGGCTCCAGGACGGGCCGGTCACTGATGGCAAACAGGTCTGCTCGTTCGAGCGCCTCGTGGTCTACGCTGGCCCAGGAGGGAGTCACGAAGCTATCACCCGGCCCCCAGTCAAAGCGCACCCCATTGATCACGGAGCGACCAGTGCCCTGATAGACGACATAGACGGAACTGCCCGTTTTGCGCCGGGAGGGCGTGCGCGAGCCGGGATAGAGGCGGTGCATCTCGCAGGCAAAGGTACTCACTGCCGGGCTGCCGTTGAGGGGGTTGACGAACTCCAGGCTGCTCATTGGGCCGCCGCGCGCCTGGCGCAGCGATTCGAGCGTTCGCTCCGTCTCGGCCCAGCGGTAGCGCAGGAGCGGGGAGTGAGCAACAGGAGACCGGATGCCTAGCTCGCGCAGGCCGACCCCTGCAAAACCTTGTTCGGAGCGGTTGTGTGCTTCCACTGGCTGCAACTGGTCCGGGTGGTTCTCGAAGAAGATGGACTCCAGCGTCGTCAGCAGCGGCAGGTCCAGACCATCAAACCAGACCATCGGCTGGTCACTCTGATTGTTGTGGTCATGCCAGTTCCAATTCGGCGTCAGAATCAGATCGCCCGGCTCCATGTCGCAGGCGTCGCCGTTAACGGTGGTATAGACACCTGAGCCGGTGAGGACAAAGCGAATGGCGTTGGGTGTATGCCGGTGGGCGGGCGCTGATTCATGCGGCCCCAGGTACTGAAACGCTGCCCAGAGCGTCGTGCTGGTGAAGGGCAGCCCCCTCAGCCCCGGATTGGCGAGTGCGAGGACGCGCCGATCACCCCCTCGTTCGAGGGTGATCAGTTCGCCAGCGCGTCTGGCGAGCGGCAGTACGTCTGCCCACTTCCAGAGCCAGGCCAGCGTGGTAGGCAGGGGTACTTCGGGCATGAGTTGCCTGGCGATCTTCCAGAGCGGCTTCAGGTCGCGCGCCGCGAGCGCCCCACAAAACTCATCATAGCCAACTTCGACGGTCTGCGCGTGGCTGATGTCAAGGCCCATGATGGCTCCTCCTTATTATCGGCGCTGGCTCCCCGCTCTATCGCTCTTAGGAAGCCCGGCTATTCGACCTCTGGCCCCATCAAGGTGTGGCGGATAAGCATCAAGTTGGTGAGCGGGCCGAGTCCGCCAGGAACAGGGGTGATAGAAGCAGCTATGGTGCTCACGCCTGCAAACTCTACGTCGCCGACGATGCGACCATCTACATCATTGATACCAGCATCAAGCACTACTGCGCCCGGTTTCACCATCTCGGCGGTAATCAGCTTTGGGCGCCCGGCACTGGCGACAAGAATATCTGCTGTGCGTGTGATCTCAGCCAGGTTGGGGGTCTGAGAATGGCAGATGGTGATGGTTGCATGCTGGTGCAGCATCAACAAGGCAATGGGTTTACCGCCGACGTTGCTGCGCCCGACGATCACTGCATGCTGCCCGGCCAGGGGAATGTTGCTAGCGCGCAAGAGTTCGCGCACAGCAGAGGCGGTGCTGGGGACAAAGCTGGGGAAACCGAGCATCATATTCCCTGCGTTGCGCGGCCCCAGCCCATCTACATCTTTCTCTGGCGCGATGACTTCAGTCACCCTACGCTGTTGGATATGCGCTGGCAGGGGCAGTAAAACTACGATGCCCTGCAAGAGCGGGTCGGCGCTCAGATTGCCAACAGCCTGGCGCAGTTCCTCTTCTCCCACACGAAACGGGAAGGTATGGCTGATACATTCCAGACCAATCTCGGCGCAGGAGCGTGCAACCTGGTCGCTGTAGAGCCGCGCAGCCGGATGCGCGCCTGCAATGACCAGGGCTAGCCGGGCAAGGTGGCCGCGTGCGGCGTGATACGCGCGCGCGCGCGCTTGTAATTCGATTTTGATTTGCGCGCTGAGCGCGCGGCCATCAAGTAACGTTGCTGGCATTGGCTCCCCTGCTCTGCTGTGTCTTCAACTTGCCCGCAAACCTACATCTGTAATATAGCCGCATGGGGCCGCCTCACGCAAGGCCAGGTGATTAAGCAAAGAGAGAGCAATCTATCGTGTGACAGGTTATTTGATGGCACGCTTATTGCTACCAGGCGAGGCGAGGTTTCACAGTCCCTTAGTTGTATTCTATTGTGAAGGCAACGGGCGCTTTGCCAGTGCCCGTTGGAAGGATGCGCACAGGAAAGGCGCAGGAAGGAAATAAGGTATATGGCGAAGGAGATGCGGGACGGCCATACAGTTACGACTGTCGTTGAGGCGGGTCGTAAAGGGGGGCGAACGGTCAAAGAAAAGTATGGCCCCATCTTTTATGCGCAGATCGGCAAGAAGGGCGGCCAGACGATTGCCACGGAGCGCGGGTCTGGATACTACTCGGAGATTGGTAAAAAGGGTGGGGAAGCGGTACGAGATCGGCATGGCTCGCTATTTTTCTCGGAGATTGGTAAAAAGGGTGGGGAAGCGGTCAAGGTTAAACACGGTCCTGACTACTATTCCCGAATCGGCAAGAAAGGTGGCGAGGCGCCCCGCCGGGCTGATCGCCGCCATCTGGTTGATCTGTAGCTTGCCCGGTGATCTTCGCTTTTCTATAACGACCACGCTATAACAACGAGAGCACCACCTCAAAGAGCGGTGCTCTCGCTGCTTGTCTCCTCGATCCATTCACCCCTTTTCGCTCACCTCGTTCCAAGAATAGAAGCTGCTGGGACGGTTGGATGAAGGCCAGATGAGAACATGGTTGATGCCCGAAGCGATGGTTGAGATTGGCACGGATTTTGCGTCCAGCCAGAAGGTTGGTACATTTCCGCTACCCAACAAGGGAGGAGCCTCACCCATGTCTATGGACTTGAACCAGACATATACGCCGGTGCAGGTCCAACGTGCGTCCCCGCAGCTCGTCGCTGCTAACCATATTCTGGCGTTGTCCTCAGCTGAACTTCAGTCCTTAATTAACAAGGAGATGGCTGAGAATCCGGCGCTCGAAATGGAAGAGAACCCGATCTGTCCGAGCTGTGGCCGTACTCTTCAGGGTACGGTCTGCCCAAATTGCCTGTCGCTTTCATCTTCTTCGCAGCAAATTTCGGACCGCGACGAATTCGTTGATGAGTCTGCGCTGTGGCAATTCCAGGCAACATCGGGCGGTGGTGATGACGAGGAATTTGACCCCACGACGCATGTCCCTGCACAGATGAGCCTTGCTGAGCATTTGACACTTTCACTTCAGGCTCAGTTACCCTCCAAAGATGCTCAGATGATCGAGTATCTGGTTGGCAATCTCGATGATGATGGTCTGTTACGTTGCACTGCTGATGAAGTGATGGGGCTGTTTGGTGTGTCCCTGGAGCGCGTTGAGTGTGCCATTGCACACCTGCAAGCGATGGAACCCATTGGAGTGGGCGCCCGTGATGTGCGCGAATGCCTGCTCATTCAGTTAAAGTATATTGAAGGGCAAGGGCTGTATCAGCCCTATGCCTATGAGGTCATTGACCGCTATCTCACTCAACTGAGTGAGCATAAGTACGGCCAGATCGCTGCCCAATTAGGGATCACGAGCGAGACGGTTCATCAGGTCAGTGAGTTTATCAAGCGCAACCTCAACCCCTTTCCTGCGCGTGGCTACCTTGGCTCAAATCTGGGAGATAGTGGCGAACATACCGGCCATGTGATGCCGGATGTGATTATCAGCCGTCGGCCCCTTCATGTGGGCTACCTCTATGACGTGGAGGTGGTTGAGTCGAAGCGTTTCTATCTGCACGTCAGTTCCTCCTATTCGCAGCTCTATAGTGAGGTGAGTGGCCGTCACTCGCTGCTGACTGAAGACGAACGCCGCCATATCCAGCAGTACGTGTCGCGCGCCAAGCTTTTTATTGCCAACATCAACCAGCGTCGCCAGACGCTGTACAAGATTACCCGCTGCCTGGTGGACCTTCAGAAAGAATTCCTGGATCAGGGCATTCGCCATTTACGTCCCCTGACCCGCGCGCGGGTCGCGTCGGAATTGGGTATGCACGAATCAACGGTCAGCCGGGCTACGGCTGCCAAGTTCGTGATGCTGCCAAGCCGCGAGGTCATCCCTTTTAGCAACTTCTTTGTAGCCAATTTAAGCGTGAAGGATGTCATTAAAGACCTGATTAGCCATGAGTTGACCCCTCTGACCGATCAGGAACTGGCCGATATGCTCTGCGAGCGCGGCATCCAGGTCGCGCGGCGGACGGTGGCAAAGTATCGTGAGCAACTGGGAATCCTGCCTTCCTCGCTGCGATGAAGGGTCATGGGTTCCCGTATCCCAGAAGCAAATCGGCGTGGGAGCAGCTAGCTGCTCCCACGCGCTCTTTTTTGAGGGCGAGCTTCCTTCTTGCCTCTTGTTCCCTGGGCATGCTATCATGGGCGTGAAGCGCGTAGCACCCGGGTTCATCGGCGCTATGTCGCTTTGAGCGCCAGGGGTGTGTTGTGATGAAAGAATGAAATTGATGCGGGAAATACCAGGATGCAGCAGAAACCCTCGCCACAGATTGCCCACCAGGAGGCTGTGCTATCTGAATCTATCCATAAAAGCACCCAACCGCCGCGCGCAGGGTCTCAGCGTGAGCAGCCCTGCCTACAATGCGGGTATCCGATGAGTGATCTCAAGGGTGGTCATGAGGCTATCTGCCACAATTGTGGCTTTAAGGATAGCTGCTGCTATTAATCCCGCAGGGAAGGTGGAATTACCCCATTATGGCACGCTGGTTGTATTGGCTTCTCCTGGCTGTTCCCATAGCTTTTCTGGCCTGGATTTTCAACTGGTCGGAGATACTGGTTTTTGTGGCTTCCGCTATTGGCCTGATTCCCCTGGCCGGGTTAATTGGGCTGGCGACTGAGGAACTCGCCGAGCAGGTCGGCCCGCTGGTAGGTGGGCTGCTCAATGCCACGTTTGGCAATGCTCCAGAGTTGATTATCGGCATTGCGGCGTTGAGTTCGGGGTTGCTGGATGTGGTGCGAGCCTCCATTACTGGCTCGATTATTGGCAATACCTTGCTGGTCCTGGGGACCGCGCTCTTAATTGGTGGTTGGCGCAATGGCCGCCAGTATTTTGATGCGCGCAATGCCGGGCAGTATGCCTCGATGCTGGCTCTGGCGGTTATCGGCCTGGTTTTGCCCGCGCTGGCGAATACCGTTGGCCTCTCTGAGAGTGGGGAGGGTCTTCTTCACCCGAAGGTTAATATTGACGCTATTAGCATTGCGTTCTCGGCCATCTTGCTGATTAGCTATGGCGCCTACCTGGCCTATACGGTCTTTCATGTGCGCGATAAGCCCCGCCGGGAGCCAGAGGATGTGCGCGAAGGCGAGATTCCGGCCCCAGAAGAGGAGGGGCCGCCGCTGGTCCCCCCCAGCGCCGTTCTCGCTGATGAACAACAGAAAGAGTTGGTTGAGGAAGCCAGGGCTGCTCGTGCAAAGACGCATGCAGCGGCGCATCCAGCTACAGCAAAATCTGCGTCGAAAGGCCACCACACTCGGAAGCGGATTTCTTTTAAGGAGATCTGGCGTCCAGTGGTTTTGCTTGCCGGGGCAACGGTTGCTACCGCTTTGGTGAGCGAACTGTTGGTTGGCGCGATTGAGCCGGTCACGGAAGCCTTTGGCTGGTCTCAGGTCTTTATCGGCCTGATCATTGTACCCATTGTGGG contains the following coding sequences:
- the rpoN gene encoding RNA polymerase factor sigma-54 → MSMDLNQTYTPVQVQRASPQLVAANHILALSSAELQSLINKEMAENPALEMEENPICPSCGRTLQGTVCPNCLSLSSSSQQISDRDEFVDESALWQFQATSGGGDDEEFDPTTHVPAQMSLAEHLTLSLQAQLPSKDAQMIEYLVGNLDDDGLLRCTADEVMGLFGVSLERVECAIAHLQAMEPIGVGARDVRECLLIQLKYIEGQGLYQPYAYEVIDRYLTQLSEHKYGQIAAQLGITSETVHQVSEFIKRNLNPFPARGYLGSNLGDSGEHTGHVMPDVIISRRPLHVGYLYDVEVVESKRFYLHVSSSYSQLYSEVSGRHSLLTEDERRHIQQYVSRAKLFIANINQRRQTLYKITRCLVDLQKEFLDQGIRHLRPLTRARVASELGMHESTVSRATAAKFVMLPSREVIPFSNFFVANLSVKDVIKDLISHELTPLTDQELADMLCERGIQVARRTVAKYREQLGILPSSLR
- a CDS encoding bifunctional 5,10-methylenetetrahydrofolate dehydrogenase/5,10-methenyltetrahydrofolate cyclohydrolase, which encodes MPATLLDGRALSAQIKIELQARARAYHAARGHLARLALVIAGAHPAARLYSDQVARSCAEIGLECISHTFPFRVGEEELRQAVGNLSADPLLQGIVVLLPLPAHIQQRRVTEVIAPEKDVDGLGPRNAGNMMLGFPSFVPSTASAVRELLRASNIPLAGQHAVIVGRSNVGGKPIALLMLHQHATITICHSQTPNLAEITRTADILVASAGRPKLITAEMVKPGAVVLDAGINDVDGRIVGDVEFAGVSTIAASITPVPGGLGPLTNLMLIRHTLMGPEVE
- a CDS encoding M48 family metallopeptidase, which translates into the protein MTIIYQGQNFQRFQDYLERQASDGLQGGDSAPLYAHPVDGWIIRTLNATPVKSVMNKALDVLVSYQFGYDLARSIFIDDRSFPDIFEVLSHCAKVLGIPIPHTVTRHDVALFNAYTAGTDEYAFINISSTLCKHFTKEEASFVVGHECGHIASRHMVYHTLASALTNAALGQLGPIGEALRLTAGIPLMAWARRSEVTADRAGLLCCGDIAVAERSLLRLVTGLADADRVDMEDFLRRSKEVQEYHTLAKLRELAAAHPLIPKRIEALRLFADSEPYYTLSGKPRPEDKVLLSREELNRRVSQIVQP
- a CDS encoding cupin domain-containing protein, with the protein product MGLDISHAQTVEVGYDEFCGALAARDLKPLWKIARQLMPEVPLPTTLAWLWKWADVLPLARRAGELITLERGGDRRVLALANPGLRGLPFTSTTLWAAFQYLGPHESAPAHRHTPNAIRFVLTGSGVYTTVNGDACDMEPGDLILTPNWNWHDHNNQSDQPMVWFDGLDLPLLTTLESIFFENHPDQLQPVEAHNRSEQGFAGVGLRELGIRSPVAHSPLLRYRWAETERTLESLRQARGGPMSSLEFVNPLNGSPAVSTFACEMHRLYPGSRTPSRRKTGSSVYVVYQGTGRSVINGVRFDWGPGDSFVTPSWASVDHEALERADLFAISDRPVLEPLHLYREETLAEHQEVIGTFVPLKGLSNVAEAHQQEQGH